In Rhodococcus pseudokoreensis, the DNA window CGCCGCGTTCCGGCAGCGCTACGGTGTGCCACCTTCTTCGTTGTTGCATTGACTCGGCATCCGCGGCGAGATGCCCGCACCGGCGTAAGCTCCTGGTCAGGCCTTCCCGTCAACTGGAGGATGTGCTGAGCGCCGACGAAGGGGTGTCCGCCGACACCACGGACACCGATCCACCACCGGCCCCGAGGGCCGGGTTGGATCTGCACCTCGAGCGGCCTGCCGGCCGGGTCCGCGACAGCGTGATGGACGCTCTGCGTGACGCCATCCGTTCGGGCCGGCTGTCCCCGGGCACTCGGCTGCCGTCGAGTCGCGCGTTCGCCTCGGACCTGGGCATCGCGCGGAACACAGTGGCGCGGGCGTACGCGGAACTCGTCGAGGAGGGTTGGCTGACGTCACAACACGGCTCCGGGACGACGGTGTCCCGCCGTGCTGCGGAGGCAGTGCGGGCCGAAGGGCTTCGCGTGCGGAGGCTGCCGGCGCGCCGCCCGGGCCACGATCTGCGACCGGGACAGCCCGACCTGTCGTCGTTCCCGCGCGGGCAGTGGAGTCGCGCCGTCAAGCAGGCGCTCCACGCGGTCCCGTTCGAGGCGTTCGGTTACGCGGACCCGTACGGCCGTCCCGAACTGCGTCTGGCGCTTGCCGAGTACCTGGCGCGGGCTCGCGGCGTCGTCTGCAGGCCCGACAACATCGTGGTCTGCTGTGGTGCCGCGGAGGGGCTCACCCTGTTGGCCCGTGCGCTGGCCGGTGCCGGGGTGGTCTCCCTGGCCGTCGAGTCTTACGGGTTGCCGACCCACCGCGAAGCACTGCGCACGGCAGGGTTGCGCTGTCCGCCGCTGGCCGTCGACGGCGGTGGCGCAGATGTCGCCGCGCTCGACGACATGCAGGATGTGGGTGGCGTGCTGCTCACCCCGTCGCACCAGTTCCCGACCGGCGTACCGCTGCGCTCCGACCGGCGCGCGGCCGTCGTCGACTGGGCGGGCAGAACCGGCGGCGTGATC includes these proteins:
- a CDS encoding PLP-dependent aminotransferase family protein, which encodes MSADTTDTDPPPAPRAGLDLHLERPAGRVRDSVMDALRDAIRSGRLSPGTRLPSSRAFASDLGIARNTVARAYAELVEEGWLTSQHGSGTTVSRRAAEAVRAEGLRVRRLPARRPGHDLRPGQPDLSSFPRGQWSRAVKQALHAVPFEAFGYADPYGRPELRLALAEYLARARGVVCRPDNIVVCCGAAEGLTLLARALAGAGVVSLAVESYGLPTHREALRTAGLRCPPLAVDGGGADVAALDDMQDVGGVLLTPSHQFPTGVPLRSDRRAAVVDWAGRTGGVIIEDDYDGEFRYDRSPVGALQGVDPERVVYMGTSSKSLAPGLRLGWLVLPDRLVETVARQKGETEATCGFVDQLAMAEFIRTGAYDKHIRAMRAQYRRRREQLVDAVGRSSPATRVTGLPAGLHVLLHLAGGNESAAAQEPAWRNLAVEGLALYRHPEVDVDRDGLVVGFAAPAQSAWPAAVEALVRQLP